A region of Ferruginibacter albus DNA encodes the following proteins:
- a CDS encoding ABC transporter permease, with amino-acid sequence MQKDQEPHWDMVVKPTSGLLQINLKEVWRYKDLMWLFVRRDFVAQYKQTILGPLWHFIQPIFTTVMFLLVFNRIANIPTDGIKAPLFYMSGITIWNYFSGCLMNTSNTFIGNASIFGKVYFPRLIIPLSIVISNVVRLVIQLLLLVVLMVWYHFHGFPIHLSIYLLLIPFLIIIMAGIGLGLGIIISSLTTKYRDFTVLISFAIQLAMYATPIAYPLSYLKNRSYKWAIDINPITSVVEAFRFSLFGKGNFNFGSLGYSVVFMIVVLFIGVITFNKVEKTFMDTV; translated from the coding sequence ATGCAAAAAGATCAAGAGCCTCACTGGGACATGGTTGTTAAACCTACTTCCGGACTTCTTCAAATTAATTTAAAAGAAGTTTGGCGATATAAGGATTTAATGTGGTTGTTTGTACGAAGAGATTTTGTTGCACAGTACAAACAAACAATATTAGGGCCATTGTGGCATTTTATTCAGCCAATATTTACAACTGTTATGTTTTTATTGGTTTTTAACCGAATAGCGAATATTCCTACAGATGGCATAAAGGCACCATTATTTTACATGTCTGGTATTACCATATGGAACTATTTTTCGGGATGTTTAATGAATACTTCCAATACTTTTATTGGGAATGCCTCAATTTTTGGTAAGGTTTATTTTCCAAGATTGATCATCCCGTTGTCAATTGTTATCTCAAATGTAGTTCGCTTGGTTATACAGCTTTTGTTGTTGGTTGTTTTAATGGTTTGGTATCACTTTCATGGATTTCCTATTCACCTCAGTATATATTTGTTGCTTATACCTTTTTTAATAATAATCATGGCTGGTATAGGGTTGGGATTAGGAATAATTATTTCTTCGCTCACAACTAAATATCGCGATTTTACTGTACTTATATCATTTGCCATACAATTAGCAATGTATGCAACTCCAATAGCGTATCCACTTTCTTATCTTAAAAACAGAAGTTATAAATGGGCAATAGATATTAATCCTATAACGTCTGTAGTAGAAGCGTTTCGGTTCTCTCTTTTTGGTAAAGGGAATTTTAACTTTGGCAGTCTGGGGTATAGCGTAGTATTTATGATTGTTGTACTGTTTATCGGCGTTATAACTTTTAATAAAGTGGAAAAAACATTTATGGATACTGTATAA
- a CDS encoding DegT/DnrJ/EryC1/StrS family aminotransferase, whose product MQQPIPVNTPLLSGNELKYVTECIETGWISSEGPFITKFEEKFSQYIGMQHGIAVSNGSAALDVAVAALQLQKGDEVIMPSFTIISPALSVVRAGGIPILIDSDPVTWNMNVHEIESKITPRTKAILVVHIYGLPVDMQPVLEIAKKHNIIVIEDAAEMHGQTYNGIKCGALGDISIFSFYPNKHITTGEGGMILTNNKEWAERCKKLRNLAFEPGRRFVHNELGWNYRMTNLQAALGLAQLEKIDFHVTKKRQIGETYNTGLKNISNFQLPLTRTSYAENIYWVYGLVADTQQIAEETVRKLNEEKIGTRPFFWCMHEQPVFLNMGLFKNEKYPVAEKLARNGFYLPSGLGLTEQEQQSVITIFTSIV is encoded by the coding sequence ATGCAACAACCTATTCCGGTTAATACACCATTGCTTTCGGGTAACGAATTAAAATATGTAACTGAATGCATTGAAACAGGATGGATATCCAGTGAAGGACCGTTCATTACAAAATTTGAAGAAAAGTTTTCTCAATACATCGGAATGCAGCATGGCATAGCAGTAAGCAATGGATCTGCAGCATTGGACGTAGCGGTTGCAGCCCTGCAATTGCAAAAAGGCGATGAGGTGATAATGCCTTCCTTTACTATCATATCACCGGCACTTTCCGTTGTAAGGGCAGGTGGAATACCTATTTTGATTGATAGCGATCCGGTTACATGGAATATGAATGTACATGAAATTGAAAGCAAGATAACACCCAGAACAAAAGCTATTTTAGTAGTACATATTTATGGGTTGCCTGTTGATATGCAACCTGTATTGGAAATAGCTAAAAAGCACAATATTATTGTTATTGAAGATGCAGCTGAAATGCACGGACAAACATATAATGGAATAAAATGCGGCGCTTTGGGTGATATCAGTATTTTTAGTTTTTATCCTAATAAACATATTACAACAGGAGAGGGAGGAATGATATTAACCAATAATAAGGAGTGGGCAGAACGATGTAAGAAATTGCGCAATCTTGCATTTGAACCAGGCAGGAGATTTGTGCATAATGAATTGGGATGGAACTATAGAATGACAAATCTTCAAGCAGCATTGGGATTAGCGCAGTTAGAAAAAATAGATTTTCATGTTACTAAAAAAAGACAGATCGGCGAAACCTACAATACAGGGTTGAAAAATATCAGCAATTTTCAATTGCCATTAACCCGAACATCCTATGCGGAGAATATCTATTGGGTGTATGGATTAGTTGCCGATACACAACAAATTGCAGAAGAAACAGTAAGAAAATTAAACGAAGAAAAAATTGGCACACGCCCTTTTTTTTGGTGTATGCACGAACAACCTGTATTTCTTAATATGGGATTGTTTAAAAATGAAAAATACCCGGTGGCCGAAAAGCTTGCAAGAAATGGGTTCTATTTACCAAGTGGATTAGGACTTACTGAGCAAGAACAACAAAGTGTGATTACTATTTTTACTTCAATAGTTTAA
- a CDS encoding glycosyltransferase family 2 protein, giving the protein MMLSVIIPTYNRSELLDKTLKSIEFQSYSNWECIIVDDHSQDNTQLVAQEYVNRDARFKLITNQRKKGAQGARNTGLIEAKGEYISFFDSDNLMSRERYEKQLKFFERDVTIDACTCYSHLLNDSNDIVGAFIWITKGDILKKLLEGHTYVDYNSTVIKKNALNKIGLLDEDCPSYQEWDTFIRLSHSAKFETDHELLVDYYQRSVGRISNDSKKELRGQFYIYKKHAQLFIDTLGKDFYFKKLSSIYRKASGEDALLQNEIVEIMPELKDSLLLLKVKQKIKKLWK; this is encoded by the coding sequence ATGATGTTATCAGTTATCATTCCTACTTATAATCGATCTGAACTTTTAGATAAGACATTAAAATCTATCGAGTTTCAATCATATAGCAATTGGGAGTGTATAATTGTTGATGACCATTCTCAGGATAATACGCAACTTGTTGCACAAGAATATGTAAATCGAGATGCAAGATTTAAATTGATAACCAATCAAAGAAAAAAAGGGGCACAAGGAGCAAGAAATACCGGGTTAATAGAAGCAAAAGGGGAGTACATCTCTTTTTTTGATTCTGATAATTTAATGAGCCGTGAGCGATACGAAAAGCAACTTAAATTTTTTGAAAGAGATGTTACAATAGATGCATGTACATGTTATTCACATTTATTAAATGATAGTAATGATATTGTAGGTGCCTTTATATGGATAACAAAAGGAGATATCTTAAAAAAGTTGCTGGAAGGACATACTTATGTAGATTATAATTCTACAGTAATAAAAAAAAATGCGCTTAATAAAATCGGTTTACTGGATGAAGATTGTCCATCTTATCAAGAATGGGATACGTTTATTCGGCTATCCCATTCTGCAAAATTTGAAACAGATCATGAATTATTAGTCGATTATTATCAAAGAAGTGTTGGAAGAATATCCAATGACAGTAAAAAAGAATTGAGGGGGCAGTTTTATATTTATAAAAAACATGCGCAATTGTTTATAGATACGTTAGGAAAAGACTTCTACTTTAAAAAATTATCGTCTATATATAGGAAGGCCTCTGGTGAAGATGCTTTGTTGCAAAATGAAATTGTTGAAATAATGCCTGAACTGAAAGACTCGTTACTATTGTTGAAAGTAAAACAAAAAATAAAAAAATTGTGGAAATAG
- a CDS encoding glycosyltransferase family 2 protein: MSKILVSIIIPTYNSASTLKQALDSVLNQTYTNYEILIIDGASSDNTISIVKQYQESFNSIRVISEKDNGIYDAMNKGTRLAEGEWLYFLGSDDYLIDENLLKYIFEDTYEQNRDFHFLYGNVFWGSTPVVYMGEFNKYMLSRRNICHQAIFYKKTIHTEFDYSYDVNNPALADWKLNIQCFLDKRIKVKYLPVIVARFNILGSSKDFIDGFRNEIKALYSSYFSTYTYIEKLKFKIFMPEEFGSKNIFIKKFQSTVFWFYRLINR, translated from the coding sequence ATGAGCAAGATTTTAGTTTCTATTATTATTCCAACATACAATTCTGCATCTACCCTAAAACAAGCTCTTGACAGTGTACTTAACCAAACCTATACTAATTATGAGATTCTTATAATTGATGGAGCTTCATCTGATAATACAATATCTATAGTAAAACAATATCAGGAAAGCTTTAATTCAATACGGGTTATCTCAGAAAAAGATAACGGCATTTACGATGCAATGAATAAAGGTACCCGTTTAGCGGAAGGGGAGTGGCTATACTTCTTAGGAAGTGATGATTATTTGATTGACGAAAATTTATTGAAATATATTTTTGAGGATACTTATGAACAAAACAGAGATTTTCATTTTTTGTATGGGAATGTTTTTTGGGGAAGTACGCCTGTAGTTTACATGGGTGAATTTAATAAATATATGTTGTCTCGTAGAAATATTTGCCACCAGGCAATTTTTTATAAAAAAACAATACATACCGAGTTTGATTATTCTTACGATGTTAATAACCCGGCTTTAGCAGACTGGAAACTTAATATACAATGCTTTTTAGATAAAAGAATTAAAGTGAAATATTTACCCGTAATTGTCGCCAGGTTTAATATACTTGGTTCCAGCAAGGATTTTATTGATGGCTTTCGTAACGAAATAAAAGCATTATATAGTTCATACTTTTCTACTTATACGTACATTGAAAAGTTAAAATTCAAGATATTCATGCCCGAAGAATTTGGTTCAAAAAATATTTTCATTAAAAAGTTTCAAAGCACAGTATTTTGGTTCTATCGATTAATAAATAGATGA
- a CDS encoding glycosyltransferase family protein codes for MKRRVEIYFWEGYISVAPTIINLANSLAEKGHPVFIYTRVIQEYAPETELNAAVKILRFDRQKYLLRLKNWLTKVPFLYKYQQDIINLQLLLNSYKWAVKKSRKESGNNKSCLLIGVDYLGLQWANLLKRRNDSLIYLSLEIEIPAQLHSKNLIDYLRRKEIQIHSHKVALTLIQDKYRMEILKKLNNLTDKAKFAILTNSPRDHKQPIPSSKNFFEEKFDLPQNSFKILSAGMISEGVLSTDIARVFNFISDKTIYLIYHERDKINEKSDYIQNIKNLGGKNLVLSLEPVPYEMVYQIFSSADIGLAIYNPEWGDNFSSIVGASGKLSHYLQFGIPVICYDLPGFREIIEQYNCGIVIKNVEELDAAITAIKANYNNFSKGAYTCYRDCYNFDSQFEVIYTSWKNLFDLS; via the coding sequence ATGAAGCGTAGAGTTGAGATTTATTTTTGGGAAGGATATATTTCTGTTGCGCCTACCATCATTAATTTAGCAAATTCATTAGCAGAAAAAGGACACCCCGTTTTTATTTATACCAGGGTAATTCAAGAATATGCTCCAGAAACAGAATTAAATGCTGCCGTAAAAATATTAAGGTTTGATAGACAAAAATATTTGTTGCGACTTAAAAATTGGTTGACCAAGGTTCCTTTTTTATATAAGTATCAACAGGATATAATTAATTTGCAACTGCTATTAAATTCTTATAAATGGGCTGTAAAAAAAAGCAGAAAAGAATCCGGAAATAATAAAAGTTGCTTGTTAATTGGAGTTGATTATTTAGGATTACAATGGGCGAACTTGCTAAAACGACGCAATGATTCTTTAATATATCTTTCATTAGAAATTGAAATACCTGCACAGTTGCATAGTAAAAATTTGATTGATTATTTGCGAAGAAAAGAAATACAAATTCACTCTCATAAAGTTGCTCTCACATTAATACAGGATAAATACCGAATGGAGATTTTGAAAAAGTTGAACAATTTAACTGACAAAGCAAAATTTGCCATTTTAACCAATTCGCCTCGGGATCATAAGCAGCCGATCCCATCATCAAAAAATTTTTTTGAAGAAAAATTTGATCTTCCTCAAAACTCGTTTAAAATCCTTTCTGCCGGAATGATTTCCGAAGGAGTGCTTTCAACAGACATTGCAAGAGTATTTAATTTCATTTCTGATAAGACTATTTATTTGATTTATCATGAAAGAGATAAGATAAATGAAAAGAGTGATTATATACAAAATATTAAAAACCTGGGAGGAAAAAATCTTGTATTATCGTTAGAGCCTGTTCCGTATGAAATGGTATATCAAATTTTTTCTTCTGCTGATATAGGATTGGCTATTTATAATCCTGAATGGGGAGATAATTTTTCATCAATAGTTGGCGCATCAGGAAAACTATCTCATTATCTGCAATTTGGAATTCCTGTAATATGCTACGATTTGCCAGGCTTTAGAGAAATTATTGAGCAATATAATTGCGGTATTGTTATAAAGAATGTTGAAGAATTAGACGCTGCAATTACTGCTATAAAAGCAAATTATAATAATTTCAGCAAAGGCGCATATACCTGTTATCGGGATTGTTACAATTTTGATTCACAATTTGAAGTTATTTATACTAGCTGGAAAAACCTTTTTGATCTATCTTGA
- a CDS encoding cupin domain-containing protein, protein MEIEKVVYSNQLLAIVIRSSFKKEGIAFFTPDDFSQQLGYMNRPKGYIIDPHVHNHVERKVTLTQEVLFIKSGKVRVDFFDDDKNYLESRILEQGDIILLAAGGHGFEMLEQSEMVEVKQGPYCGDQDKTRFSHLPENPVIK, encoded by the coding sequence GTGGAAATAGAAAAAGTAGTTTATAGCAATCAGTTATTAGCTATTGTTATTAGAAGCTCATTTAAAAAAGAAGGCATTGCCTTTTTTACACCCGACGATTTTTCTCAACAGTTGGGATACATGAACAGACCTAAAGGGTATATAATAGATCCACATGTTCATAATCATGTTGAACGAAAAGTAACCTTAACACAAGAAGTACTTTTTATTAAATCAGGTAAAGTGCGTGTGGATTTTTTTGACGATGATAAAAATTACCTGGAAAGCAGAATATTGGAGCAAGGTGATATTATCTTGTTAGCTGCAGGCGGACATGGATTTGAGATGTTAGAGCAATCAGAAATGGTAGAGGTAAAACAAGGACCTTATTGTGGCGACCAGGATAAAACAAGATTTAGTCATTTACCTGAAAACCCTGTTATTAAATAA
- the rffA gene encoding dTDP-4-amino-4,6-dideoxygalactose transaminase: protein MKYTIPFNKPYLTGKEVEYIKNAVSSGKISGDGLYTKKCHEFFEKEYGFKKCLLTTSCTDALEMAAILIDIQPGDEVIMPSYTFVSTANAFVLRGAKIVFADSNTDNPNIDIDSIEKLITPKTKAIVPVHYAGIACNMDAIMDIADKHSLFVIEDAAQAIDSFYTGKDGIKRPLGSIGHLAAFSFHETKNIISGEGGMLVINDLKFAQRAEIIREKGTNRSQFFRGEVDKYSWVDIGSSFLPSDIIAAFLFAQLENISNIQEVRKKHWKQYYDGLLSWSIDNQVKLPFINEFATNNAHMFYIVCKNLEQRTRIIEKLKANGILSVFHYLSLHTSPFIANTADSILINSDNYSECLLRLPMYYELQTEEIKTIIDLIKEA, encoded by the coding sequence ATGAAATACACAATACCATTTAACAAACCATATTTAACGGGGAAGGAAGTAGAGTATATTAAAAATGCCGTTTCATCAGGTAAAATTTCCGGCGACGGATTATATACCAAAAAATGCCATGAGTTTTTTGAAAAGGAATATGGGTTTAAAAAATGCCTTTTAACAACATCCTGTACAGATGCATTAGAGATGGCTGCTATCTTAATTGATATACAGCCAGGTGATGAAGTGATAATGCCATCTTATACTTTTGTAAGTACTGCTAATGCATTTGTATTGAGAGGAGCAAAGATTGTTTTTGCAGATTCGAATACCGACAATCCGAATATTGATATTGACTCAATTGAAAAACTCATTACTCCAAAGACAAAGGCTATTGTTCCCGTTCACTATGCGGGGATCGCATGCAACATGGACGCGATAATGGATATAGCAGACAAGCACAGTTTGTTTGTAATTGAAGATGCAGCACAAGCAATAGATAGTTTTTATACAGGTAAAGATGGAATAAAAAGGCCGCTGGGAAGCATAGGACATCTTGCCGCATTCTCATTTCATGAAACAAAGAATATTATTAGTGGTGAAGGAGGAATGCTTGTTATTAACGATTTGAAATTTGCACAACGTGCTGAAATAATAAGGGAAAAAGGTACAAACCGCAGCCAGTTTTTTCGTGGGGAAGTAGATAAATATAGTTGGGTTGATATCGGCTCCTCCTTTTTACCTTCAGATATAATTGCTGCATTCTTATTTGCTCAACTTGAAAATATCAGTAATATCCAGGAAGTAAGAAAAAAACATTGGAAACAGTATTATGATGGACTGCTTTCATGGAGTATAGACAACCAGGTTAAATTGCCGTTTATAAATGAATTTGCAACAAACAATGCACACATGTTTTATATTGTTTGTAAAAATCTGGAACAAAGAACCAGGATAATAGAAAAATTAAAGGCAAATGGAATTCTATCTGTGTTTCATTATTTAAGTCTACATACCAGCCCTTTTATTGCCAATACAGCAGACAGCATACTTATTAATTCAGATAATTATAGTGAGTGTTTATTACGATTGCCAATGTACTATGAGTTACAAACTGAAGAAATTAAAACAATAATTGATTTAATTAAAGAAGCATGA
- a CDS encoding TDP-N-acetylfucosamine:lipid II N-acetylfucosaminyltransferase yields MIDDKFINDFIVDAENISLESTNRYIIRGYSKDLKYVTHPKAEWIGDIEGAEFKKLLSVITNKDKVFIHWYDLPIAKTLLSIDLDIPLYVPLWGGEFYEEPLLVNKQWLFDKLTLKYVNKRYLYPRTWARRPDLLLRQLITIYNKKKKAGKEFELKRKTIQRINYLLLYPNTNEADFIRKSYQANNIVALPFSYNQNFDLASQIRPQNTLKNQTTIIRIGNSATETNNHLDIFAALEKFKNEEIKVEVPLSYGETDYATEVKNKGFQHFKNKFYPLENFISREEYIQQLNNVDVAIMFHNRQQALGNCVALLTLGKKLYLKKNNPLYSLFKKIGVNVFDASIINTLSYKDFVEPLSQNEVDTNIEILKRFFSANQRQAYLKNIL; encoded by the coding sequence ATGATAGATGATAAATTCATTAATGACTTTATTGTTGATGCAGAAAATATCTCTTTAGAAAGCACAAACAGGTATATAATAAGAGGATATTCCAAGGACTTAAAATATGTTACTCATCCAAAGGCAGAGTGGATAGGGGATATAGAAGGTGCTGAATTTAAAAAGCTGCTAAGCGTTATAACAAATAAAGACAAAGTTTTTATACATTGGTATGATCTTCCTATTGCAAAAACCTTACTTTCAATTGATTTAGATATCCCTTTGTATGTGCCATTATGGGGAGGAGAGTTTTATGAAGAACCACTGCTGGTAAATAAACAGTGGTTATTTGATAAATTGACATTAAAATATGTAAACAAAAGATATTTATATCCCCGCACTTGGGCCCGACGACCTGATCTGTTGTTAAGACAATTAATTACTATATACAATAAGAAGAAAAAAGCAGGAAAAGAATTTGAATTAAAACGAAAAACTATTCAACGAATTAATTATCTGCTTTTATATCCTAATACAAATGAAGCTGATTTTATACGGAAAAGTTATCAAGCCAATAATATTGTAGCATTGCCCTTTTCGTATAATCAAAACTTTGATTTAGCAAGTCAGATCCGCCCACAGAATACTCTTAAAAATCAAACAACTATTATCCGTATTGGAAATTCTGCAACGGAAACAAACAATCATCTGGACATATTCGCTGCTCTTGAAAAATTTAAAAATGAAGAGATAAAGGTAGAAGTACCTTTATCTTATGGAGAAACAGATTATGCTACAGAAGTAAAAAATAAAGGATTTCAACATTTTAAAAATAAATTTTACCCGTTGGAGAATTTCATATCCCGGGAAGAATATATTCAGCAGCTTAATAATGTGGATGTTGCTATTATGTTTCATAATAGGCAGCAGGCATTAGGCAATTGTGTAGCACTGTTAACTCTAGGAAAAAAATTATACCTGAAAAAAAACAACCCTTTATATTCTTTATTTAAAAAAATAGGAGTTAATGTTTTTGATGCTTCAATAATTAACACCTTGTCTTATAAAGACTTTGTAGAACCTCTTTCTCAAAATGAAGTGGATACAAACATTGAGATTCTTAAAAGGTTTTTTTCAGCCAATCAGCGACAAGCATATTTGAAGAACATCCTATAA
- a CDS encoding class I SAM-dependent methyltransferase, whose protein sequence is MPENFNSNYSRYYDLLYKNKDYKSEAEYIAKLIRSVHPQTKNILELGAGTGNHAAILCNDGFTVTGLERSAEMVAKAKEKKIEGFTPVVGDIQDYSIDQKFDAVISLFHVISYLTSNTALIDCFNTTNSHLNKGGVFIFDVWYTPAVYVQGSETRIKKMEDDDIEITRLAQPEAHYNLNVIDVNYEIIIQDKKTRLAEQYPEKHPMRHFSIPEINLLALLTGFEVIKTEEFLTAANPGENTWGVCFVLQKK, encoded by the coding sequence ATGCCTGAAAATTTTAATAGCAATTATAGTCGTTATTACGACTTATTGTATAAGAACAAAGATTATAAAAGCGAAGCTGAATATATAGCAAAGCTTATTCGCTCTGTTCATCCTCAAACTAAAAACATACTTGAATTAGGCGCAGGAACAGGAAATCATGCTGCAATACTTTGTAATGATGGATTTACTGTAACAGGTTTAGAGCGAAGTGCAGAAATGGTGGCAAAAGCAAAAGAAAAGAAAATTGAAGGATTCACTCCTGTAGTAGGAGATATTCAGGACTATTCCATTGATCAAAAATTTGATGCAGTCATCTCGCTATTTCATGTAATCAGTTACTTAACATCCAACACTGCTTTGATCGACTGTTTCAACACAACAAATTCCCATTTGAATAAAGGAGGTGTTTTTATTTTTGATGTATGGTACACACCTGCCGTCTATGTTCAGGGATCTGAAACAAGAATAAAAAAAATGGAAGATGATGACATCGAAATTACAAGACTTGCTCAGCCGGAAGCGCATTATAATCTTAATGTCATAGACGTTAATTATGAGATCATTATTCAAGATAAAAAAACCAGGCTTGCAGAACAGTATCCAGAAAAGCATCCTATGCGCCATTTTTCAATACCAGAAATAAATTTGCTGGCATTGCTTACAGGATTTGAGGTTATTAAAACAGAAGAATTTTTAACAGCAGCAAACCCCGGAGAAAATACCTGGGGTGTTTGCTTTGTCTTACAAAAGAAATAA
- a CDS encoding methionyl-tRNA formyltransferase, with product MSMIRLFVLGFKGFYLLKNLPANLLDTIDSVIIAKDPSIENDYFDDICKECIMRKINFFQRKSEPSTEASYSIFVGWRWLSNVDSKSKVIVFHDSLLPKYRGFNPLVTSLINGDTIIGATCLLANAEYDKGNIISQQSKEITYPVKIEDAITIMADIYLNLLIDFINSIKNKSLQYYPQNEAHASYSLWRDEQDYFIDWNWDANKIERFVNAVGFPYLGARTRINNEVVLIKNVKAEPEDVIIANRDTGKVLFKSSEGITIVCGKGLLTINEIHTIEGAVYSFKDKFRIRFQ from the coding sequence ATGTCAATGATACGATTATTTGTCCTTGGATTTAAGGGGTTTTATTTATTAAAGAATCTTCCGGCTAATTTATTAGATACGATAGATTCTGTAATAATAGCTAAGGATCCAAGTATTGAAAATGATTATTTCGATGATATTTGCAAAGAGTGCATCATGAGAAAAATTAATTTTTTTCAAAGAAAATCTGAGCCTTCTACAGAAGCATCTTATTCAATATTTGTAGGTTGGCGATGGCTAAGCAATGTTGATAGCAAATCGAAAGTAATTGTATTTCATGACTCTCTCTTGCCTAAATACAGGGGTTTTAATCCTTTAGTAACTAGTCTAATAAATGGCGATACCATTATTGGTGCAACTTGTTTATTGGCAAATGCAGAATATGATAAAGGAAATATAATAAGCCAGCAATCCAAAGAGATTACATACCCGGTAAAAATAGAAGATGCCATTACAATTATGGCTGATATCTATTTGAATCTTTTGATAGATTTTATTAATAGTATTAAAAACAAGAGCCTTCAATATTATCCGCAAAATGAAGCGCATGCATCCTATAGTTTATGGCGGGATGAACAGGATTATTTTATTGATTGGAATTGGGATGCAAACAAAATTGAGCGGTTTGTAAATGCTGTCGGCTTTCCTTATTTGGGTGCTCGTACTCGCATCAATAATGAAGTAGTACTCATTAAAAATGTAAAGGCAGAGCCTGAGGATGTAATTATTGCAAATAGGGATACAGGAAAAGTTCTTTTTAAATCAAGTGAAGGTATAACTATTGTATGTGGTAAAGGATTGCTTACAATAAACGAAATACATACCATAGAAGGGGCTGTTTATAGTTTTAAAGATAAATTCAGAATCAGATTTCAGTAA
- a CDS encoding ABC transporter ATP-binding protein, with protein sequence MSSSIIKVENLSKQYRLGQIGTGTFSHDINRWWYKVRGKEDPYLKIGEANDRTSKGTSEYVWALNDINFEVEKGEVLGVIGRNGAGKSTLLKILSRTTTPSIGSIKIKGRIASLLEVGTGFHPELSGRDNIFLNGAILGMTKTEIKRKFDEIVDFAGVERYIDTPVKRYSSGMYVRLAFGVAAHLEPEILIVDEVLAVGDAEFQKKALGKMKSVSNNDGRTVLFVSHNMAALETLCSKAILLENGSLVDGGAPSAIIKKYISNSSNFKRHLDLSNSQTKIGNENIEVLLATAENGSSKDKEDVIDIKSALDLRFIFINKTKEAEISVGFDLRTLKGDTVFGSLNKGTYEINKESEVVCHIPGDFLNSEVYQIFLYFHTKQMDPLFSQMDILTFEIKDTVRESGYLGKVNGFIRPILKWEKIQ encoded by the coding sequence ATGAGTAGTAGTATTATTAAAGTTGAAAATCTTTCTAAACAATATAGATTAGGACAAATAGGAACCGGCACGTTTAGTCATGATATAAATCGTTGGTGGTATAAAGTCCGCGGCAAAGAAGATCCGTATTTAAAAATAGGAGAAGCCAATGACAGAACTTCTAAAGGAACCAGCGAGTATGTTTGGGCTTTGAATGATATTAATTTTGAAGTTGAAAAGGGAGAAGTACTTGGTGTTATTGGTCGTAATGGAGCAGGAAAATCTACATTGCTAAAAATACTGAGCAGGACAACTACTCCCAGCATTGGTTCCATAAAAATAAAAGGTAGAATTGCAAGTTTATTGGAAGTAGGCACAGGGTTTCATCCCGAATTAAGCGGCAGGGATAATATCTTTTTGAATGGGGCTATCTTAGGTATGACAAAAACCGAGATTAAAAGAAAGTTTGATGAAATAGTAGATTTTGCCGGTGTGGAGAGATATATAGATACTCCTGTAAAACGTTACAGTAGTGGCATGTATGTTCGTCTTGCATTTGGTGTAGCTGCTCACCTGGAGCCAGAGATATTAATTGTAGATGAAGTGTTGGCTGTAGGAGATGCAGAATTTCAAAAGAAAGCACTTGGAAAAATGAAAAGTGTAAGTAATAATGACGGTAGAACTGTTTTGTTTGTAAGTCACAATATGGCTGCATTGGAAACACTTTGCAGTAAGGCTATTTTGCTGGAAAATGGCAGCCTGGTAGATGGAGGAGCTCCCAGCGCTATAATTAAAAAATACATCAGCAATTCATCAAACTTTAAGCGCCATCTAGATTTAAGTAATTCACAAACAAAGATAGGTAACGAGAATATTGAGGTATTACTTGCTACAGCCGAAAATGGAAGCTCAAAAGATAAAGAGGATGTAATAGATATCAAATCGGCTCTTGATTTAAGATTTATTTTTATTAATAAAACAAAGGAGGCTGAAATTTCGGTAGGCTTTGATCTAAGAACCTTAAAAGGAGATACTGTATTTGGATCACTTAATAAAGGAACTTATGAAATAAATAAAGAATCAGAGGTTGTATGTCATATCCCTGGTGATTTCTTAAACAGTGAGGTGTATCAAATATTCCTCTATTTTCATACTAAACAAATGGATCCATTATTTTCACAAATGGATATTCTTACTTTTGAGATCAAGGATACAGTAAGGGAATCAGGATATCTTGGCAAGGTTAATGGATTTATACGCCCCATTCTAAAATGGGAAAAAATACAATAA